A single region of the Bacteroidota bacterium genome encodes:
- a CDS encoding DUF4372 domain-containing protein — protein MNQGKYVFSQLTDLLSQTSFQSCVNRYNG, from the coding sequence ATGAATCAAGGTAAATATGTTTTTTCGCAGTTGACCGATCTTTTATCACAAACAAGTTTTCAATCATGCGTGAATCGTTATAATGGAAA